In the Burkholderia contaminans genome, CGAGGCCGAGCAAGCACAGCAGCAGGATCCTGCGGCGACCGTAGCGATCGGACAGGTCGCCCATCAGCGACGAGCCGAAGAACATGCACAACGGGTAGATCCCGTAGCCGAGGCCGAGGTAGAAATTGCGCGCATGCGCACCGGCGCCGGCCGGCAGGATGCCCGCATGCGGATCGCTGAAGATCGCGGACATCATCGGATAGACGAGCCCGAAGCCCATCGCGTCGATCGCGATCGCGAGCAGGCAGGGGCCGAGCAACTTGTAGTCGAGCCGGGACATGTCGACCTTCCGGACAGAGTGGATGATCGCCCAAGCGTAACGATGGGGCGGCGCCCGCGGTAGGCCGCCGCCCGCGATGCTAAGCATCGGTTCGCCCGATACCCGAACCGACTCGGCAACCGATCGATCGCCTCGACGCCCGGGGCCGGGCCGATCAGCCCCGTCGAGCTGCCGCGGAACCGGCCTGGAGACCCGCGTCGTTCTTCACGTCGACAGCCGGACGATCCCGTACGGATTGAACTTGAAGTCGTCCTCGTCGTGAGACCCGTCGTCGACCAGCAATGCCTCGCGTGCGTGTAACGTCGCATCGATCCCCTGTCGCACGATCTCGTCGGCCACGGCATCCATGATGGCCACGGAGTCGCGATCGGTTCCGCGCGAACGCGGCACCTGCACGTCCGGCAAGCCGACCAGATGAAAGCCCACGCTCTCGAAGTAACCGTCCGATCCCAGCGGGCGCCGAGCGAACGCCAGCCGGCACACCCGGTTCTGCGCAAGCGTGTCGTCGCGGTCGGTCGCGACCGCGCCCATCCGAATCAGCTCTCGCCATCGGTGCAGCCCGTGCGCCACGCCCGCGCTCTCGCCCTTGACCGCCACGGCGCCGGCATCGATCAGCCGATCGACCAGGAACAGCGCACCGATCGTCGCACGCACGGCATTGTCCCGCGTCATACGCGGGCCGAGCACGTACAGCACCGACTGATGTGCGCCGACGGCTTCGGCGTCCGCCCGCGTCCACGCATCCGGTTCGACGCGGTCGCGGCAAATCTCGAACGAACGGCTCATCCGCTCGTCCGGCGCGGCGGTGGAATAGGCGTCGTCGACGCCGAACCCCGTTGCGAATTCGGCAATCGCCGCGTTCGTCGCATCGCGCAGGCGCCGCAGTTCGCGTTCAGCGCCGAGAAAGCACAGCACGTGCCGCGGCTGCACCAGCGATTCACCCGACCAGGCTGCCCGCCGGTCCGTTTGCGGCACGGCGGCCTGTTGCGCCGCCCCGCCGTCGAGCAGCTTCTTCAACCTTGAAAACATCCGTCACCTCCCATGCCGACCTTACGTGCCGCCATGATAGCGACCTGCTAAGTCACGGAAGCGACGGCGCCGACGCGTTCGACCACGTCATCCGTATCGGGGGGGGGCCTGCCTGCGTGCCGGAATCGATCGGCGGCAGCCCGCGGGACAGCCGCATCCGTCGCTATTTGACGCCCAACGGCTCGCTCCGAAACTGCCGGCGCGCCGTCGTGCATGAACACGCCGTACAACCGCCCCCTCTGGCACCCACCCGCCCGAAAACGGCGATGCCGCCGGCGGCTCTCCCGCGCGGCGGCATCGTCATTTGCGGCGCCACGCGCCACGCGCCGCGCTTACCCCTTCGGCTGGATCGCCGGCGCGCCATTGCCGCGCGCCGCCTGCCCACTACCCCGCACGAAGCGTCGCCCGCGCGGACCGTACACGCCATCCGGTTCCGGATACAGCGTCAGCAGCACGAAATACAGCGCGCCGCCCACCGCCAGCGACACCGGCACGCTGAGATCGAGTCCGCCCGCGAGGTTGCCGAGCGGCCCGACGAACTGCCCCGGCAGGTTCACGAACGACAGCCCGACGATCGCGGCCGGCAGCCACGCCCCCATCGCGCGCACGTTCCATCCATGCGTGAACCAGTAGTGGCCGCCGCGCAGCCCGCGGTTGAACACCTGCAGGTCGTCGGCAAGGTAGTAGCCGCGCCGCGTCACGTAGCCGATCACCATGATCGCCATCCACGGGCAGCTGAACGTGTCGATCAGCGTCGAGAACGTCGCGACGCTTTCGACGAGGTTGAACCAGAAGCGGCCGACGAAGATGAACGCGATCGCTATCGTGCCGATCAGCAGCGTCGCACGCACGCGGTTCAGCAGGCGCGGGAACATGCTCGACACGTCGAGGCCGGTGCCGTACAGCGCCGTCGTGCCGGTCGACATCCCGCCGATGATCGCGATCAGGCACATCGGCAGCAGGAACCAGCGCGGCGAGATCGCAAGCAGCCCGCCGACGTAGTCGTTCGACGCGATGAACGCGGGCGCCTTCGTCGCGATGATCGTCGCGGTCGCGAGGCCGAAGAAGAACGGCACGAAGGTCGCGATCTGCGCGGCGAACACGGCGCCCATCACGCGATGCTTCGGCGTGTGCCGCGGGATGTAGCGCGCCCAGTC is a window encoding:
- a CDS encoding purine-cytosine permease family protein codes for the protein MSEGRITQVESFGFERIPDASRYARPIDLFRLLFGGCNTFSTSVLGSFPVLVGLSFKAGVCAIVLGVLAGTCILAPMSLFGPRNGTSDPVSSGAHFGIHGRIVGSFLALLTSIAFFSLAVWSSGDALVGGAHDMVGVPVNGFTLGAAYMVFAVLVLIVCIYGFRFMLWVNKIAVWAASVLFVAGLFAFAGLFDTRYAGTVQQGSAGFWAAFVGAVLVALSNPVSFASTLGDWARYIPRHTPKHRVMGAVFAAQIATFVPFFFGLATATIIATKAPAFIASNDYVGGLLAISPRWFLLPMCLIAIIGGMSTGTTALYGTGLDVSSMFPRLLNRVRATLLIGTIAIAFIFVGRFWFNLVESVATFSTLIDTFSCPWMAIMVIGYVTRRGYYLADDLQVFNRGLRGGHYWFTHGWNVRAMGAWLPAAIVGLSFVNLPGQFVGPLGNLAGGLDLSVPVSLAVGGALYFVLLTLYPEPDGVYGPRGRRFVRGSGQAARGNGAPAIQPKG